ACATAAATTTGAGAAAATGAtcaatgaatttgaaaaatgttcacaaatttaaagcATTCATGGATTTGTaaaatttctcaaattcaaaaaagTTTACAAGTTTAAAAAAATCACGGATTTGATTAGAGAAACAAAAAagcaaataaaacagaaaaaaaacgacACAGGCCGATGGGTGGAAAACCGGAAATGGGCCGGCCCCGGTTGAAAGCAGCGCTAATAAATAGGGCGATGCTAGGCGGCGGCACActggccgaaagtttcggccggtccagTCCCAGCCCTTAGATGCGAGCCCGTGTGGCCATtggatgcagcggaaaaaaaaccGATTCGTCCTGGGCTTCTTCTACCTCGGGTTAGATCTGCAGCTCCTGCTCGGTGTCCTTGTCACCGCGCCTCCAGTCTCCTCTGgtggccgtcctcgtcgccggtcccCACCCTCGCCGTTCGTCGCCGTTGATGCTCTCCACGGCGACGGGtgtagctccgccgccgcccctcgccgttgATGCTCGTTGCAGCCGACGACGACGGTCACGCAGTCAATCAACACCATTGAAAAACCGTCGCAAACCCCCTGTGTTGCAAACGCTGGAAAAAAAGCTTCAACCCCTAGGTGGAAAAGCTTCAACCTCTATatggaaaagcttcaaccggcaCTGCGAATCAGGGGGATGCAACCGCTCGCGCAAAATGCTTCAACCTTAGAttgaaaaagtttcaaccaaaTGATAGAGAGAGCTTCAATCAAGCGCCGCTCAAGAATGAAAAAAGTTTCAAATCGTTTACAGAAAAGTTTCGATCGTGGatggaaaaagcttcaaccgtgTATGAAAACAGCTTCAACCGTTGGAAAAAAAAAGCTCCAACCAGACACTGCAAACCAGAGAAAAGTTGCCAATGTTGACAGAAAAAGCTTCAAACGGCTATCGGCGACAGAAAAGCTGTGGTTGCAGTCCGCGGTCACCTCGGTCATCGCCATCGCGCACCCCGGCCGCCGCGGGGTTGCAGCACATGGACATCGCCGTGGTAGCATCCCGTCGTCCCCGGTTGCAGCATCTCTCGTGGTCACCCAGGTCTCCGGTTCGATCTCGCGGACGCAGCAGCTCCGTCAACACCCTGCATCGCCGCATCTAGCCCCTCGTCTCCGCCATTGCAGCTCCTCCCCTCCCGTCTCCTACCTTGAATCATCGAGGGTTGGCGCGGCTCGGAGCTCACCGGAAGCCATGACCATGGGGGAggggtggaggagaaggaggaggccacGGCGGCAAGCATGGGGAAAAGGGAGAGGAGAGTGCCCGGCAATGGAGACGAGCACCGCAGCGAGAGGAGGAGCGCGGCCATGGCTGCCCGCATTGGGAGAGAGAGAGTTcctgagaggaagaagaagataggaAAAAGATGAAGCGGTACATGTGGGCCCGCAAGGACGCGTGGCTCCGTGGTATTTGGGTGTGCTAGGCACGCGGGAGCGAACGACACGACCGGTCTGCCCATGGGAAACGTTTCCCTAATAAATAGGAGCAGTGCCCCATCAGGCTAAGTTGATCCCCACACACTCCCgttctctttttttttaaactaAGGAAGACGGTATAGACAGAAGTCGTGAAGTGGCGAAAATAAAACGTTTACTCTCTTTGCTCCCGCCAAAGCTCAAAATACATCTCCTTAATCTCCGTGCACCGGTTTACCTTTTCAATGTACCGATAACGAAAAAAATTAGTATTAAGCAGCGTATTGTGCACTAGTTCATTTATCTCACACTAGACTGTTCTGCGAAATTGCAAGAGACTGCAATGCAAAGGACGCTTGTAAACATTTTCTCACGTATATATGCACATATATGGTGGTGGATCATTGGTTAGATTTTCTCTTCAAGGACAAGATTTTCTTGGGAAGGTTTCAAGGACAAGATTACATTGCATAAACATATATATGCGCATCAGAGTGGGTATGTCAAAATTGAACAGACATGATCAGCCCAAGATCAGCAATTCGGGTGGTGAACCAAAGACAGGTGCATGCTCTTCCCAGCTATGGAACCAGCTGGCAACATTTACATAATGAGCGATCAAATGGATCAAGCATCCAcatatcatgtactccctccgtccgaaaatacttgtcagagaaatggataaaaatggatataTCTAAAACTAGAAtgtgtctagatacattcatttctccgacaagtatttccggacggagggagtatgtgcttGTTATACTGAAAACTGTAACTACCACAATCTCTTCTGAAATCAAATTGTGCATCTCTTGAAGCTTTGTTATCCAGCTGTAGCCACCTGTGCTGATTAGCCTTCTGTGCCACCTGTGCTTCAGCTGTAGCCACGGTATAGTTTGGACTTTGGAATGAGAATAGTTTACAGATGTAAACACATGTCAAAAGAATATTCACACACAAATTAACTCCGATCTAGGAATTGACCAGCTCTATGGCTACAAAGCATGTGCAGCTCAATAGACAAAACGACTCATTGCTCATATGTATATACTGCCATGCAAGAAAATCGTTCGCGCGTATACAGACTTAAGTGACTCAAACGACAAAATTTCTGTAACACGATCGGTGCTGCTTCTGATTCCAGTGATTGTAGGCACGTTTATATATAGCAACCAAATGATCAGTGTTATCTCTAGCAGAATGATGGAAACATGCTATATGCACATACAGATTCAAGAGATGTGATGTGCCGATGCAAGCATGCATGTGATTCTCTTGGAAATAAACAAATGGTTTGATGTGATGCAAAATCATTAATACTTTGTACAAGGATCATTTCGGACCATCACAGAAAGCAGAATGTTTTGCACGAGCACGACCTTAGAAGCACAATAACAAGTATGCAACACAGATTCATGAAAACCATTATATGCCAGGCTTTATAACCCAGTTTTCTGTTTAAGCTAAATATTAATAGATTCTGCCCAACACTTTTGGCAAACCAACACATAGCTCTTTCGACCAAATAATACCAGATTTGGCCCAAGACTTTGGCAAACTGAAACATTGCATGCCTCATGGAAGTAAATGTATAGTACATGAAAGATAGGCCAATAAGTAATTTCTAGGTTCACAGTTTGGCAAACAAAATATAGTAATTCTTTTGTATGCACTTTCACGGTCAAAATTAAGCGGAAGATTTGTGCTTCATCTTGTTCCATAAATTCTACTACAATTATTATTAGCTATAAATTTGAGTATCTCTACCCTGCCCGGCCCTTCCCTCTGTTGGTTCCCATCAGATTGCTAACAGCAGGTGAATTTTATTTAATATGCACGAAGCAAAGGTTCTAGGTGGAGCGAGTTCCCATCGGATTGTTCAAGAAAAAGATGGGTTTATTATGGCTGGCCGGAATCTAGAAATCAATCTTGCCCCCAAGTGCCTAATCGATGTTATGTCTCTCTAATAAAAAGTGCTTAATCGATGTGGGAGGGACTCAAAGACACTTCAGTCGTAACACAGTATTATAACTTTACAAGCTCTTACCCGAGTAGCCGCCAGTTGCCTCCGCCGCGCACGCGTTGCCGGCGACGATATGCCTGACCTGAACCTGGCAATGGAGGTGGGTCGGCGGCGGGCGAGGGTTTCCCGTCGGGGTCACGCAGTGGGCTCTTATCGCTGGGTGTTGGTATTGGGCCTCCATCTGTAGCGGGCCTATCCCCCTACTTGGTGTTGCGGGCCACCGCGGTCTAAGCATCCGATTTTCCTTTCCCTTTCTTCCCTAAAaagagaaaagattttcctttcgCTTTCTGTTTTGATGACACACAGAACAAAACCCGTCGCCGTTGCAGTGTTGGATTCTCTTTTGAGCCAAAATTTTCAACATGATAAGTATTATCCAGCATGTGGCAGCTTTGACACTCGAAAATGTGGGTTTACTTCTGAACACGAACATACCGTACGCCTGatctcttcttattcttctttagTTTTGCATTCACAAGTGGTTGTTGTTCGAACAAACAAGGGATCTCAATTTTCAAAATAATACGTAATAACTAAAGAAACCTAGAAGCAAAGGACGTATTTGCTGTTGTTGTTTGGGCAAACACAGCAAATACAAATGACTGCATTGCATCGCTACCATCTATACATCGTCTGCCCACATCATCCACAAACACATCTGAAGCATCTGCGGGCTGCGGCGCCCATCAATGGTGTTCATCGGTGGAGTGCGCAGCCGGCAGCTTCACGCCGATCTGGCGGGTGGAGCTCACGCATATGGCATGGGACTTCATGGATCCAAGCTCGCCAGtagcgtcatatatatatatatggtcctATGAGTGGCGGGTCCAAATCTCTCCGTGGAGTAATGCAATGGTGTCGTTCGTCATCGCCTCTCTAGCTTGACGGGACAATGTTGACATGCACGAGTCGTGCCCTTGTTGAAGGTCCGGACATCCGAAACCCCACAAACCGAAACCAAACATAGGGAAGGTTTAGGGGAGTCCGGACACGTCACAGACACAATAAAGCTTCACCAAATGTACTATTTGTTCTGTGTTTATATCAGTTTGGTGGAACAGTAGCATTTTGCACGACAAACTTATTTTAGATTCACATATTCATGCTGGCTTGAAATTATTTCTCGCTCATAGTTTTTCATTTTTTGAGGGGAATTTCTGGCTGATAGTTAAGCTCCCTCTTCTGTTCAAAATAATTCCCCGGGCTCCGGGAAATTTGTCTGCAAGGGCTTTACGCCTCCACCTCAAGTATGCTCACGAAACGTGGCAACTTGCAAAAGGTTGCACCAAGGTTTTCAGTTAGCAGTTAGCATACAGTAGACGGTAGCACTAAGGTTTCCATAAGAACAAAAGGTTGTGTAAACAGAATGCTTAGAATGTTTGGAACGAAATATATGACAAGATAAACAGAGTATCTCTGCATCAAACCGatcaaaaacatttttctagacaaaaGGCATTACATCTTAGAAGGCCCCAAATGGTCACAAGATACAGAGGTGTGCTGAATGAACACCTTACGGTGCACAAAACACAACAACCGCACAGAACATAAGAGAAATGAAAAAGGCAGCTTACAATCAATGATGCCCTCCTCACTCAAGCCCCAAAGAGAAGAAAATAAACGAAGCAGCAAGGGATCAGCTTACTGCCTTGAGGAAGTTCACAGTCTCATGCAGCAGCCGTGAGCATGGTCGACATATTTAGCTATCAAAGGGATCAGGCATCCTCATATCATGGATGTGCATGTTACGGTTACCATTAACTCTTTTAAAATCAAATCGAGCATTTCTAGAGGCTCTGTTATCTAGCTGCAGCCGCCTGTGTTGATTAGCCATCCATTCCTCATTGCGGTCATCAGAGAGGCCGAATATCATCACCTTGAGCACCCTTGCATTTAGAACAAAGAACTTGGCGAAGTTAACGTCGGGTCTCATGCCTACATAGCCCTCCAATACAATTTTTCCAAGATGGTGAACAAGGCATTCAATTGGATCGAGTATATCATGCTGCCACACATTTTTCATATCCTTCCTAACCAATGActgcaaaagaagagaaaaaaaataagTATAGAAAGAATTAACTTCTTCATAGATAGAAAGAATTAACTTCTTCATAGATGGACCTATTAACATCAGGATGACTTGCATGATGTGTGAATTCAGGATTATTGAACACAATAGTCCCCTAGAAGGCTCCCTTTTATTAGCTTCAAAATTTCCAAGATGCAACTTTGACCACTAGATTTGTCAATGTAAATTTGGGAAACGAATAAAACTTGATTGTGGATGTTAATTTAACCGAATATTATTTCAGTCATCCAAGTTAGGCAGCCAGAGAGGTATATGATTGATCAAAGATAAAAACCTCTTTGAACATGTTTAACACCATGCCATTTTACATTTTTTTCTGGAGTGattaacatttaacaacaagctaGGATTTCACCTGGATGTATATCTTCTCGGTGCATGGAAAGCATCTAAGTAATCCAACAACTGCATCCAAATTAGGACCGATGGATTCTAgagccaagatcttcactgtgcgcaccGGCAGGGTGAAGTTGATGGGGATCATTTCCTGGAGAAAAAGGGTAAATACATGAAGAAATAACCCAAATGTATGTTCCAAGAAGAAGATTGGTTATACCTTAACAATTGTGGTTCCAATCTCAAGTTTGAAGATTTTGTTACACACATAGCCCAGCACTGTCAGTTTAGGCGCTCCAATGACTCTGATTGTCCTTGGGCCATTTCCATTAAATGAAATCAATCTCTCAAGGCATGGTGCATCCTCAATGACAAGCTCCTGAAACACATCTCCTTTGGAGTGGGAATATACAGAGATACCAATACTCCGAAGAGTCGGTGAGAAGATCCGGACAGTGCTGAGCCCGCGGATGCTGTGAAGGTCAAGGGCCTCGAGCACAATGCAGCTTGCGAGCAGGCGGTGGATGTCCACCTCCGAGATGACGACACCGTACAAATTGAGCTGCTTCAGCCGAGGGAGAAGAAGTGCAGGGGTAGCATTAATCTCAGGGAAATCGGCAGCGTGAGATTTCGGCGCCACGATGACCCTGATTGTCTTTGGGCCACCAACTGGACCCCATGAGATCAATCGCTCAAGGCAAGGTGCATCCTCAATGACAAG
This window of the Triticum aestivum cultivar Chinese Spring chromosome 5D, IWGSC CS RefSeq v2.1, whole genome shotgun sequence genome carries:
- the LOC123125408 gene encoding putative F-box/LRR-repeat protein At5g02700; translation: MDDAAAASASKKRKRDEPEAQDPPATRDGGGDEGLDLISRLPDELLGTIISLLPRTKEAARTAILSSRWRHIWRTTPLNLVARGLSGQERKRVAIVSKILAAHPGPARRLALYGIRLGRERYAKFNGWFRSPALDGLEELGFTSSGDAYSRNGGTRPPRPLPPSVLRFAPTLRAVSIGRCDFPEINAAPALVLPRLKQLNLYDVVISEAAIHRLLAGCIVLERLQLQSLRGLSIVRIVSPTLRSIDVSVCSHPEADVLSQQLVIEDAPCLERLISWGPVGGPKTIRVIVAPKSHAADFPEINATPALLLPRLKQLNLYGVVISEVDIHRLLASCIVLEALDLHSIRGLSTVRIFSPTLRSIGISVYSHSKGDVFQELVIEDAPCLERLISFNGNGPRTIRVIGAPKLTVLGYVCNKIFKLEIGTTIVKEMIPINFTLPVRTVKILALESIGPNLDAVVGLLRCFPCTEKIYIQSLVRKDMKNVWQHDILDPIECLVHHLGKIVLEGYVGMRPDVNFAKFFVLNARVLKVMIFGLSDDRNEEWMANQHRRLQLDNRASRNARFDFKRVNGNRNMHIHDMRMPDPFDS